The following coding sequences lie in one Glycine max cultivar Williams 82 chromosome 19, Glycine_max_v4.0, whole genome shotgun sequence genomic window:
- the LOC100782772 gene encoding glucomannan 4-beta-mannosyltransferase 9: protein MDRFSSSTILPEAFQGAKDDFTMQLALVWNQIKAPLIVPLLRLAVFLCLIMSVMMFIERVYMGIVITLVKLFGRKPEKRYKWEPMKDDIELGNSCYPMVLVQVPMYNEREVYQLSIGAACGLSWPSDRIIIQVLDDSTDPTIKELVQLECQRWASKGVNIKYEVRDNRNGYKAGALKEGMKRSYVKQCDCVAIFDADFQPEPDFLWRTVPFLVHNPELALIQARWKFVNADECLMTRMQEMSLDYHFTVEQEVGSSTYAFFGFNGTAGVWRISALNEAGGWKDRTTVEDMDLAVRASLKGWKFLYLSDLKVKNELPSTFKAYRYQQHRWSCGPANLFRKMVMEIINNKKVSLWKKIHVIYSFFFVRKVVAHINTFVFYCIVLPATVLVPEVVVPKWGAVYIPSIITILNAVGTPRSLHLMVFWILFENVMSLHRTKATIIGLLEASRVNEWVVTEKLGDALKTKAGGKAPKKPRFRIGDRIHLLELGVAFYLFFCGCYDIMFGKNHFFIFLFIQSLAFLIMAFGYVGTIVPNS, encoded by the exons ATGGATCGCTTTTCTTCCAGTACCATTCTCCCCGAAGCGTTTCAAGGTGCCAAAGATGACTTCACCATGCAGCTTGCATTGGTGTGGAACCAAATCAAAGCGCCACTGATTGTCCCGTTGCTGAGACTAGCAGTGTTTCTGTGCTTGATCATGTCGGTGATGATGTTCATTGAGAGAGTCTACATGGGCATTGTCATCACTCTGGTGAAGTTGTTTGGGAGAAAGCCAGAGAAACGTTACAAGTGGGAGCCAATGAAGGACGACATTGAGTTGGGAAACTCTTGTTACCCAATGGTTCTTGTTCAAGTCCCCATGTACAACGAAAGAGAG GTTTATCAGTTGTCTATTGGAGCAGCATGTGGGCTTTCTTGGCCTTCAGATAGGATCATCATACAAGTCCTTGATGACTCCACTGACCCAACAATCAAG GAGTTGGTGCAGCTTGAATGCCAAAGATGGGCAAGCAAAGGGGTGAACATAAAGTATGAGGTTAGGGACAATAGGAATGGGTACAAAGCAGGGGCTCTCAAAGAAGGCATGAAGCGTAGCTACGTGAAACAATGTGATTGTGTTGCTATCTTTGACGCTGATTTTCAACCAGAGCCTGATTTCCTGTGGCGGACCGTTCCATTTCTCGTGCACAATCCCGAATTAGCCCTCATTCAAGCACGGTGGAAATTtg TGAATGCCGATGAATGTTTGATGACCCGAATGCAAGAGATGTCACTAGATTACCATTTTACTGTGGAACAAGAAGTGGGGTCTTCCACTTACGCCTTCTTTGGTTTCAACG GGACAGCGGGAGTATGGAGAATTTCGGCGCTTAATGAGGCTGGTGGATGGAAGGATAGGACCACAGTGGAAGATATGGACTTGGCCGTGCGAGCCAGTCTCAAAGGATGGAAATTCTTATACTTGTCTGACTTGAAG GTTAAAAATGAGTTGCCAAGTACTTTCAAGGCCTACCGCTACCAACAGCACCGTTGGTCTTGTGGTCCAGCCAATCTTTTTAGGAAAATGGTCATGGAGATCATAAATAACAAG AAAGTGTCATTGTGGAAGAAGATACATGTGATTTACAGCTTCTTCTTTGTTCGGAAGGTCGTAGCACACATAAACACGTTTGTGTTTTATTGCATTGTATTACCTGCAACAGTTTTGGTGCCTGAGGTTGTGGTCCCAAAGTGGGGAGCTGTCTATATCCCTTCCATCATCACTATTCTTAATGCAGTTGGAACTCCAAG GTCACTCCATTTGATGGTCTTCTGGATTCTCTTTGAGAATGTCATGTCTCTGCATCGAACAAAGGCAACGATTATTGGTTTACTTGAGGCAAGTCGAGTGAACGAATGGGTTGTCACTGAAAAACTTGGTGATGCTCTCAAGACTAAAGCAGGAGGTAAAGCACCTAAAAAGCCTCGATTCAGGATTGGAGACAG GATTCACTTGTTGGAACTTGGTGTCGCATTCTACCTCTTCTTTTGTGGCTGCTATGATATTATGTTTGGGAAAAAccacttcttcatcttcctctttATCCAATCTTTGGCCTTCCTCATCATGGCATTTGGATATGTTGGCACCATTGTTCCCAACTCCTAA
- the LOC102660535 gene encoding pentatricopeptide repeat-containing protein At5g12100, mitochondrial, with amino-acid sequence MKNSSSSNVNYIAEGVLARHTMGFGARSALRLRPNSHFNNSICFFCSQSLTLCESDPQYQNRLQKVQKLETLLNRGRTVTARRFLRSLLLTKTAFSSLSELHAHVSKPLFSDTLLWLCSVSKMLDEATDLYSSMRKDGFIPSTRSVNRLLRTLVDSRHFEKTLPVFADVVDSGIRPDAVTYGKAVQAAVMLKDLDKGFELMKSMEKDGMGPSVFAYNLILGGLCKVRRIKDARKLFDKTIQRNVVPNTVTYNTLIDGYCKVGDIEEAFGFKERMREQNVECNLVTYNSLLNGLCGSGRVEDAKEVLLEMEDSGFLPGGFLSFVFDDHSNVAGDDSLFDGKEIRIDEQTYCILLNGLCRVGRIEKAEEVLAKLVENGVTSSKISYNILVNAYCQEGDLKKAILTTEQMEE; translated from the coding sequence ATGAAGAATTCCAGTTCCAGCAATGTGAATTACATAGCAGAAGGGGTTTTGGCGCGCCATACAATGGGATTTGGAGCTCGTTCTGCTCTCCGTCTTCGTCCCAATTCGCATTTCAACAATTCCATTTGCTTCTTCTGCTCCCAATCACTCACACTCTGTGAATCCGATCCCCAATACCAGAATCGCCTTCAAAAGGTTCAAAAACTCGAAACCTTACTAAACCGCGGTCGCACGGTCACCGCAAGAAGGTTCCTCAGATCCCTTCTTCTCACCAAAACCgcattctcttctctctccgAACTCCACGCGCACGTCTCCAAACCCCTCTTTTCGGACACCCTCTTATGGCTCTGTTCCGTTTCCAAAATGCTCGACGAAGCCACTGACTTGTACTCTTCCATGCGAAAAGACGGTTTTATCCCTTCCACCCGTTCCGTCAATCGCTTGCTCCGAACCCTGGTGGATTCCCGACACTTCGAGAAAACCCTCCCTGTCTTCGCCGACGTTGTCGATTCTGGTATTCGACCCGATGCTGTCACTTACGGAAAGGCTGTTCAGGCGGCAGTGATGTTGAAGGACCTCGACAAGGGTTTTGAGTTGATGAAATCCATGGAAAAGGATGGAATGGGCCCTTCTGTGTTCGCTTATAACTTGATACTGGGTGGATTGTGTAAAGTGAGAAGGATCAAGGATGCTCGGAAGCTGTTCGATAAAACGATTCAGAGAAACGTGGTTCCGAATACTGTTACTTATAACACGCTCATTGATGGGTACTGTAAGGTGGGTGATATAGAGGAAGCTTTTGGCTTCAAGGAGAGGATGAGGGAACAAAATGTGGAGTGTAATCTTGTTACATATAATTCCTTGTTAAATGGTCTTTGTGGTTCGGGGAGGGTGGAGGATGCGAAGGAGGTGTTGTTAGAGATGGAGGACAGTGGTTTTTTGCCTGGTGGGTTTTTGAGTTTTGTGTTTGATGATCATTCGAATGTTGCTGGTGACGACAGTTTGTTTGATGGAAAAGAAATAAGGATCGATGAGCAAACTTATTGTATTTTGTTGAATGGACTATGCAGGGTTGGGAGAATTGAAAAGGCTGAAGAGGTTCTGGCCAAACTAGTGGAAAATGGAGTTACTTCAAGCAAGATTTCATATAACATATTGGTGAATGCATATTGCCAAGAGGGTGACTTGAAGAAAGCTATACTGACAACTGAACAAATGGAAGAATGA
- the LOC121172636 gene encoding pentatricopeptide repeat-containing protein At5g12100, mitochondrial, which translates to MVEKGVSPTVETYNLLINGYGQRGHFVRCFEFLDEMDKAGIKPNVISHGSLINCLCKDRKLIDAEIVLADMIGRGVSPNAERYNMLIEASCSLSKLKDAFRFFDEMIQSGIDATLVTHNTLINGLGRNGRVKEAEDLFLQMAGKGCNPDVITYHSLISGYAKSVNTQKCLEWYDKMKMLGIKPTVGTFHPLICACRKEGVVKMEKMFQEMLQMDLVPDQFVYNEMIYSYAEDGNVPKAMSLHQQMVDQGVDSDKVTYNCLILAYLRDRRVSETKHLVDDMKAKGLVPKVDTYNILVKGHCDLKDFNGAYFWYREMVDGGLLLNASMCYQLISGLREEGMLREAQIVSSELSSRGLNN; encoded by the coding sequence ATGGTAGAGAAGGGTGTTTCCCCGACTGTGGAAACCTATAACTTATTGATTAATGGTTATGGCCAGAGGGGCCATTTTGTCAGGTGTTTTGAGTTTCTTGATGAAATGGACAAGGCAGGGATAAAGCCTAATGTCATCAGCCATGGTTCTCTAATAAATTGTCTTTGCAAAGATCGTAAACTTATTGATGCTGAGATTGTGCTTGCAGATATGATAGGTCGTGGGGTTTCTCCGAATGCAGAAAGATATAATATGCTCATTGAAGCTAGTTGCTCATTGAGTAAATTGAAAGATGCTTTCagattttttgatgaaatgatACAAAGTGGAATAGACGCAACTCTTGTGACTCACAATACTTTGATAAATGGACTCGGAAGAAATGGAAGAGTAAAGGAAGCTGAGGATTTGTTTCTCCAAATGGCAGGCAAGGGATGTAACCCGGATGTAATAACATACCATTCTCTGATCTCAGGATATGCCAAGTCAGTAAACACCCAGAAATGCCTTGAATGGTATGATAAGATGAAGATGCTAGGCATAAAACCTACAGTTGGGACTTTTCACCCTTTGATCTGTGCATGCAGGAAGGAAGGCGTAGTGAAAATGGAGAAAATGTTTCAAGAAATGTTACAAATGGATTTAGTCCCAGATCAATTTGTATATAATGAAATGATTTACAGTTATGCTGAAGATGGAAATGTTCCTAAGGCAATGTCTTTGCACCAGCAGATGGTTGATCAGGGAGTTGATTCCGACAAGGTGACTTACAACTGCTTGATTCTAGCATATCTTAGAGATAGAAGGGTTTCTGAAACGAAGCATCTTGTTGATGATATGAAGGCTAAAGGACTGGTTCCAAAAGTTGATACTTATAACATTCTGGTTAAGGGGCATTGTGACTTAAAAGATTTCAATGGTGCATACTTTTGGTATAGGGAAATGGTAGACGGGGGTTTGCTTTTAAATGCCAGTATGTGCTACCAGCTAATTTCCGGGCTAAGAGAGGAGGGAATGCTGCGAGAGGCTCAAATTGTATCCTCAGAATTGAGCAGTAGAGGACTGAATAACTAG
- the LOC100783307 gene encoding peroxiredoxin-2E, chloroplastic yields the protein MAASITLSRLVSSTLTTASFFPPITLPSKLSSLRLPTRRHPKPLRFSSSTITATISVGDKLPEATFSYLDSSGEVQTTTVSELTKGKKAVLFAVPGAFTPTCSQKHVPGFVEKSGELRAKGIDTIACISVNDAFVMKAWKEDLKVNEEVLLLSDGNGTFTKAIGVELDLSDKPVGLGVRSRRYALLAEDGVVKLFNLEEGGAFTFSGAQDILDVL from the coding sequence ATGGCCGCATCCATTACATTGTCCAGGCTCGTCTCTTCCACCCTCACCACTGCCTCTTTCTTCCCACCCATAACCCTGCCTTCCAAACTCTCCTCTCTCCGACTCCCCACCCGCCGCCACCCCAAGCCACTCAGATTCTCCTCCTCCACCATCACCGCCACCATCTCCGTCGGCGACAAGCTCCCGGAGGCCACCTTCTCCTACCTGGACTCGTCCGGCGAGGTGCAGACGACGACGGTGTCGGAACTGACGAAGGGGAAGAAGGCGGTGCTGTTCGCGGTCCCCGGCGCTTTCACCCCCACGTGCTCGCAGAAGCACGTGCCGGGCTTCGTGGAGAAATCGGGGGAGCTGAGGGCGAAGGGGATCGACACAATCGCATGCATTTCGGTCAACGACGCCTTCGTCATGAAGGCATGGAAGGAGGACCTCAAGGTCAACGAGGAAGTCCTCCTGTTATCTGACGGTAACGGAACCTTCACCAAAGCCATTGGGGTCGAACTTGATCTCAGCGACAAGCCCGTTGGTTTGGGCGTTAGGTCTAGGCGTTACGCGCTTTTGGCCGAGGATGGGGTTGTCAAGCTCTTCAATTTGGAGGAAGGGGGTGCCTTCACTTTCAGCGGCGCTCAGGACATCCTTGATGTTCTTTGA
- the LOC547752 gene encoding enolase isoform X1 produces MATIVSIKARQIFDSRGNPTVEVDLTCSDGTFARAAVPSGASTGIYEALELRDGGSDYLGKGVSKAVDNVNTVIGPALIGKDPTEQTAIDNLMVQQLDGTVNEWGWCKQKLGANAILAVSLAVCKAGASVLKIPLYKHIANIAGNKKLVLPVPAFNVINGGSHAGNKLAMQEFMVLPVGASSFKEAMKMGVEVYHNLKSVIKKKYGQDAINVGDEGGFAPNIQENKEGLELLKTAIAKAGYTGKVVIGMDVAASEFYKEDKTYDLNFKEDNNDGSQRISGDALKDLYKSFVSEYPIVSIEDPFDQDDWEHYAKLTAEVGANVQIVGDDLLVTNPKRVQKAIDTKACNALLLKVNQIGSVTESIEAVRMSKKAGWGVMASHRSGETEDTFIADLSVGLATVLPCCIQLLGYYHSDDQVQHFNASFFLNRVKLRLELHAGLSVLLNITSS; encoded by the exons ATGGCTACCATCGTTAGCATCAAGGCCCGCCAGATCTTCGACAGTCGTGGCAATCCAACTGTCGAG GTGGATTTGACTTGCTCCGATGGTACTTTTGCCAGAGCTGCTGTTCCAAGTGGTGCATCCACTG ggATTTATGAGGCCCTTGAATTGAGAGATGGAGGATCTGACTACCTTGGAAAGGGTGTATCAAAG GCTGTTGACAATGTGAACACCGTCATTGGCCCTGCTTTGATTGGCAAG GACCCAACTGAGCAGACTGCTATTGACAACTTAATGGTTCAACAGCTTGATGGAACTGTTAACGAATGGGGTTGGTGCAAGCAAAAG CTAGGAGCAAATGCCATATTGGCAGTGTCTCTTGCAGTCTGCAAAGCTGGTGCTAGCGTCCTGAAAATTCCTCTTTACAAG CATATTGCTAATATCGCGGGTAACAAAAAGTTGGTTTTGCCTGTTCCTGCTTTCAATGTCATTAATGGTGGATCACATGCTGGAAACAAACTTGCTATGCAG GAGTTTATGGTTCTTCCTGTGGGAGCTTCCTCGTTCAAGGAAGCCATGAAGATGGGTGTAGAAGTGTATCACAATTTGAAG TCTGTGATTAAGAAGAAATATGGTCAAGATGCAATAAATGTTGGTGACGAAGGTGGCTTTGCCCCTAACATCCAG GAAAACAAGGAAGGCTTGGAATTGCTGAAAACTGCCATCGCCAAAGCTGGTTACACAGGCAAA GTTGTCATTGGAATGGATGTTGCAGCTTCTGAATTCTACAAGGAAGACAAAACATACGATTTGAACTTCAAGGAAGAT AACAATGATGGCTCCCAGAGGATCTCTGGAGATGCTTTGAAAGATCTGTACAAGTCATTTGTGTCAGAGTACCCAATTGTTTCAATTGAGGATCCATTTGACCAGGATGACTGGGAGCACTATGCTAAGCTAACTGCTGAGGTTGGAGCCAATGTACAAATTGTTGGTGATGATCTCTTGGTTACCAACCCCAAG AGGGTTCAGAAGGCAATTGATACTAAAGCATGCAATGCTCTTCTCCTCAAG GTCAACCAAATTGGTTCTGTGACTGAGAGTATTGAAGCTGTCAGGATGTCCAAAAAAGCTGGATGGGGTGTCATGGCCAGTCACAGAAG TGGAGAGACTGAGGATACCTTCATTGCTGACCTTTCTGTTGGTTTGGCTACGGTATTGCCTTGTTGCATTCAACTTTTGGGTTATTACCACTCCGATGACCAAGTTCAACATTTTAATGCTTCCTTTTTCTTGAACAGGGTCAAATTAAGACTGGAGCTCCATGCAGGTCTGAGCGTCTTGCTAAATATAACCAG CTCTTGA
- the LOC547752 gene encoding enolase: MATIVSIKARQIFDSRGNPTVEVDLTCSDGTFARAAVPSGASTGIYEALELRDGGSDYLGKGVSKAVDNVNTVIGPALIGKDPTEQTAIDNLMVQQLDGTVNEWGWCKQKLGANAILAVSLAVCKAGASVLKIPLYKHIANIAGNKKLVLPVPAFNVINGGSHAGNKLAMQEFMVLPVGASSFKEAMKMGVEVYHNLKSVIKKKYGQDAINVGDEGGFAPNIQENKEGLELLKTAIAKAGYTGKVVIGMDVAASEFYKEDKTYDLNFKEDNNDGSQRISGDALKDLYKSFVSEYPIVSIEDPFDQDDWEHYAKLTAEVGANVQIVGDDLLVTNPKRVQKAIDTKACNALLLKVNQIGSVTESIEAVRMSKKAGWGVMASHRSGETEDTFIADLSVGLATGQIKTGAPCRSERLAKYNQLLRIEEELGAEAVYAGANFRTPVEPY; this comes from the exons ATGGCTACCATCGTTAGCATCAAGGCCCGCCAGATCTTCGACAGTCGTGGCAATCCAACTGTCGAG GTGGATTTGACTTGCTCCGATGGTACTTTTGCCAGAGCTGCTGTTCCAAGTGGTGCATCCACTG ggATTTATGAGGCCCTTGAATTGAGAGATGGAGGATCTGACTACCTTGGAAAGGGTGTATCAAAG GCTGTTGACAATGTGAACACCGTCATTGGCCCTGCTTTGATTGGCAAG GACCCAACTGAGCAGACTGCTATTGACAACTTAATGGTTCAACAGCTTGATGGAACTGTTAACGAATGGGGTTGGTGCAAGCAAAAG CTAGGAGCAAATGCCATATTGGCAGTGTCTCTTGCAGTCTGCAAAGCTGGTGCTAGCGTCCTGAAAATTCCTCTTTACAAG CATATTGCTAATATCGCGGGTAACAAAAAGTTGGTTTTGCCTGTTCCTGCTTTCAATGTCATTAATGGTGGATCACATGCTGGAAACAAACTTGCTATGCAG GAGTTTATGGTTCTTCCTGTGGGAGCTTCCTCGTTCAAGGAAGCCATGAAGATGGGTGTAGAAGTGTATCACAATTTGAAG TCTGTGATTAAGAAGAAATATGGTCAAGATGCAATAAATGTTGGTGACGAAGGTGGCTTTGCCCCTAACATCCAG GAAAACAAGGAAGGCTTGGAATTGCTGAAAACTGCCATCGCCAAAGCTGGTTACACAGGCAAA GTTGTCATTGGAATGGATGTTGCAGCTTCTGAATTCTACAAGGAAGACAAAACATACGATTTGAACTTCAAGGAAGAT AACAATGATGGCTCCCAGAGGATCTCTGGAGATGCTTTGAAAGATCTGTACAAGTCATTTGTGTCAGAGTACCCAATTGTTTCAATTGAGGATCCATTTGACCAGGATGACTGGGAGCACTATGCTAAGCTAACTGCTGAGGTTGGAGCCAATGTACAAATTGTTGGTGATGATCTCTTGGTTACCAACCCCAAG AGGGTTCAGAAGGCAATTGATACTAAAGCATGCAATGCTCTTCTCCTCAAG GTCAACCAAATTGGTTCTGTGACTGAGAGTATTGAAGCTGTCAGGATGTCCAAAAAAGCTGGATGGGGTGTCATGGCCAGTCACAGAAG TGGAGAGACTGAGGATACCTTCATTGCTGACCTTTCTGTTGGTTTGGCTACG GGTCAAATTAAGACTGGAGCTCCATGCAGGTCTGAGCGTCTTGCTAAATATAACCAG CTCTTGAGAATTGAGGAGGAGCTTGGTGCTGAAGCAGTGTACGCCGGAGCTAACTTCCGTACCCCCGTTGAACCCTACTAA
- the LOC100783847 gene encoding splicing factor U2af small subunit B, producing MAEHLASIFGTEKDRVNCPFYFKIGACRHGDRCSRLHTKPTISPTLVLSNMYQRPDMNMNIITNPDQPQPQSLDPDKVQDHFDDFYEDLFEELSKYGPIQSLNICDNLADHMVGNVYVQFREEDHAANALMNLTGRFYSGRPIIVDFSPVTDFREATCRQYEENVCNRGGYCNFMHLKKISRDLRRKLFGRNRRWNGRSGSRSKSPPRNRNHGEHLHSGRGSGRRDFDRSHGHHGRRPRSRSPRYRGKRSRSPVGRDRSPPIRENSAERRAKIEQWNREKEQGETSNKNNTKSNDDYQEQSVAQNGSESGNHQI from the exons ATGGCGGAGCACTTGGCATCGATATTCGGGACGGAGAAGGACAGGGTGAACTGTCCGTTCTACTTCAAGATCGGCGCGTGCAGGCACGGCGACCGGTGCTCCCGGCTTCACACGAAGCCCACAATTAGCCCAACGTTGGTTCTGTCGAACATGTACCAGAGGCCCGACATGAACATGAACATCATCACCAACCCCGATCAGCCCCAGCCCCAATCTCTCGACCCCGATAAGGTCCAGGATCACTTCGACGACTTCTACGAAGATCTCTTTGAGGAGCTTAGCAAGTACGGCCCCATTCAGAGCTTGAATATTTGCGACAACCTCGCCGATCATATG GTTGGAAATGTGTACGTTCAGTTTAGGGAGGAAGACCATGCAGCCAACGCCCTCATGAATCTGACTGGGAGGTTTTATTCAG GTCGACCCATCATTGTTGATTTCTCTCCTGTTACGGATTTTCGAGAAGCTACTTGTAGGCAGTATGAGGAAAATGTATGCAATCGAGGTGGCTATTGCAACTTCATGCACCTAAAGAAGATTAGCAG GGATTTGAGAAGGAAATTATTTGGAAGAAATAGGCGATGGAATGGCCGCAGTGGAAGCAGAAGCAAGAGTCCTCCAAGGAATCGTAACCATGGGGAGCATTTACATTCTGGTCGTGGTTCTGGTAGAAGAGATTTTGACAGGTCCCATGGCCACCATGGTAGGAGGCCTAGAAGCCGTAGTCCTCGATATAGAGGGAAACGAAGTAGAAGTCCTGTGGGTAGGGATAGGAGTCCTCCGATCAGAGAAAATAGTGCAGAAAGGAGAGCTAAAATTGAGCAATGGAACAGGGAGAAGGAACAAGGGGAAACTAGTAACAAGAACAATACAAAAAGCAATGATGATTATCAAGAACAGAGTGTTGCACAAAATGGCAGTGAATCTGGTAATCATCAGATATAG
- the HDT6 gene encoding histone deacetylase HDT1 encodes MEFWGVEVKNGESLKVDPGDDKIIHLSNACMGDVTKDIGGGPVALYVKFGNQKFVLGTLSSDKFPQISYDLVFEKEFELSHNWKYGSVFFTGFKAQPQSESDDDEDSDDIDEDIPVSAVNGKPEVGVKPDANEAKQKKIADPRKRDANGEDDDSSESDSDDDSSEDKPTANGDIESSEGDDDSDDDEEEEGDDESDEETAKKIEASNKRGIESSKKTPVPVKKTKFVTPQKTDSKNVVHAATPHPSKQAGKATANNKLQSPKSGGDYSCKPCNRLFKTEDALSSHNKAKHSAK; translated from the exons GCATGCATGGGGGATGTCACTAAGGATATAGGAGGTGGACCAGTAGCCCTGTATGTGAAGTTTGGTAACCAGAAGTTTGTACTTGGAACACTTTCTTCTGATAAATTTCCTCAGATATCTTATGATTTGGTATTTGAGAAGGAATTTGAGCTATCCCATAACTGGAAATATGGAAGTGTCTTCTTTACTGGATTTAAAGCTCAACCTCAGTCGGAGTC tgatgatgatgaagattcTGATG ATATTGATGAAGATATTCCAGTTAGTGCAGTCAATG GTAAACCCGAGGTTGGCGTCAAACCTGATGCAAATGAAGCTAAACAGAAGAAGATAGCAGATCCAAGAAAGAGGGATGCAAATGGTGAAGATGACGATTCATCCgaatctgattctgatgatgattcAAGTGAAGATAAG CCCACAGCGAATGGCGACATAGAAAGTAGTGAAGGTGATGATGATAGCGATGAtgatgaggaggaggagggggATGATGAATCTGATGAGGAGACAGCCAAGAAG ATTGAAGCAAGCAATAAGAGGGGTATTGAGTCTTCTAAGAAAACACCTGTTCCTGTGAAGAAGACAAAGTTTGTTACTCCTCAAAAGACTG ATAGCAAGAATGTTGTCCATGCTGCAACTCCTCACCCTTCTAAGCAGGCTGGTAAAGCAACTGCAAATAACAAGCTGCAGTCTCCGAAGTCAGGTGGAGATTACAGCTGCAAGCCTTGCAACAG GTTATTTAAGACAGAAGATGCCTTAAGTTCTCATAACAAGGCCAAGCACAGTGCTAAGTGA